Genomic window (Sediminispirochaeta smaragdinae DSM 11293):
AGATGAGAGGGTTGCACGCGACTATCTACTTTCGGGGGAAGCTGATCTTGTTGTCAACATAGTCGATGCCTCCCACCTTGAGCGAAATCTTTACTTAACCACGACCATCATGGAAATGGGTGTTCCTGTGGTTCTGTTCCTCAACATGATGGACCTTCTCGAGAAAGAAGGGAGTACCATCAATATTAAGGAACTGGAATCCGCTTTAGGAGTTCCTGTTGTTGCTGGTACCGCTACAGATAAGAAAAGTGTTGCCGAAGCGGTTGCACGGATTACCGAGCTCGTTGGGAACGTTCGCCCTTCGGATCATAAACCTGTCTATCCCAATGAGATAGAAGAGCTTATTTCGAAGTGGGAGAAGCAAGCCGGTGGCCGCTGGAATGCGTTGGCCCTTTATGAGGGAACTGCGCCTTCTGAGCTGCACGGACGGATTCCTACAGAAAAAATCGCTGCTGAGCGTGAAAAGATTTCATCGCTTCTGAAGGAAGAATCGGAAGTAATCTTAGCCGACAGCAGGTATGGTTTTATTCGTGGAGTCATTCATGATGTATTTCATGCACAGGAACGTCGAAGGAGTGTCTCCGAGCAAATTGATAAAGTCGTTTTGAATCGATTTCTTGGTATTCCGATTTTCCTTGTTGTAATGTACCTGATGTTTTGGCTTGCCATTTCCGTGGGCTCATCGTTTATCGATTTCTTCGATGTCTTATTTGGAACCATTTTTGTTGACGGATTTGGAGTGTTATTAGGTAGTATCGGCTCTCCGGATTGGGTCGTTAGTTTTCTGGCCGGAGGAGTTGGAGCCGGTATTCAAACGGTGGCAACCTTTGTTCCCGTGGTTTTCTTTATGTTCCTTGCTCTAAGCCTTCTTGAAGATTCAGGTTATATGGCCAGGGCCGCCTTTGTTATGGACCGCCTGATGCGGGCTCTCGGACTTCCCGGTAAGGCCTTTGTCCCGATGATCGTCGGTTTCGGATGTACGGTGCCTGCAATCCTGGCAACCAGGACCCTCGAAAACAAGCGGGACCGCTTTATGACGATCTTTATGGCGCCTTTTATGAGTTGTGGGGCGCGTCTGCCCGTGTATGCTCTCTTTGGTGCAGCTCTTTTTGGTGCTCATGCGGGAGCCATTGTGTTTTCGATTTATATTATCGGTGTTCTTTTGGCCGTTCTTACGGGCCTCTTTTTAAAGCATTCGCTTTTCAGGGGCGAACCTGGCTACTTTATCATGGAACTTCCTCCTTATCATGCTCCCCGTTTTAAGCATGTTATGATTCATACATGGACACGCTTGAAGGTTTTTCTTGCGAGAGCTGGAAAAGTGATTGTCATTGCCGTATTCCTCCTGGGTGTTCTCAATAGTCTTGGTACCGATGGTAGTTTTGGAAACGAGGATACCGAGAATTCGGTTCTTGCCGTTACCGGCAAGGCTATTACGCCTATATTCTCGCCGATGGGTATCAAAGAAGAAAGCTGGCCTGCAACCGTCGGACTTTTTACCGGTCTCTTTGCAAAGGAAGCGGTTGTTGGAACCCTCAATGGTCTTTACGGTCAGATAGCAGCGGCCGAAAACAATGTCGCTGGTGATGAAGGTGGGGAGGAAGAAGCCTTTAGCCTTGGTGCTGGTATTAAAGATTCTTTTGTTGCCTTGAAAGATGGAGTCCTTGGCATATCAGGTGGTATAGGCTCTATTGTCGGTGCTGATGTGATCAGTGGCGGGGATGAAGAAGCTGTTGCCGAAGCGGCGGAAGTTGATATTTCGATATTTTCTCTCATGCGGCGTGGTTTTACCCCTGTATCTGGATATGCTTATTTACTTTTTGTATTGATCTATTTCCCCTGTCTGGCAGCTTTTGGAGCGATCGTAAAAGAAATGGGGATTGGTTTAGGTATTCTTGAGGCTATTTATTTGACGGTTTCGGCTTGGGCTGTGGCTGTGTTCTACTATCAGATTGCTGAGGGCGGAAACTTCCTGTGGATGATTGTCTCGGCCGCAATCATGGTCGCCCAGTTCTTCGTGTTCAGGGCGATTGGCAACCGCAATAGGAAGAAAGAAGCGCTCCAATCTGCTTAATACATTGCTTCTCTCTAACGTAAGGCAGCCTGTGGGTGGATTCACTCACAGGCTGCCCACCCCCTTTGGGAAAAAGTTTGATGGAAAAAAGTGTCTATTCCCCTGATATGAGGACGTGGAGTGTTTGCTGATGAAGGTACTTGCTCACCATATCTATGAATACAAAAAGGGGCTTCGCAGCCTGGTGCTGCATACCCTGGATGCCTCATATGAAGCTGAGGCCGTTCGTCGTCTTGAGCGAAATAATATCAGCTATTTGATCAGAAGGGTAAATAAGCGGAAAATTAATATTTTTTTCGGTAACAAGGCCTGCGTTCATGTTGTAACAAGTTTCGGTGATAAACCTTTGAACGCTTTTACGCCAGAAGAAGATTTCATTTTGGGAATTATGCTTGGCTACAACAGGACCGAGCAGTGTAAGCGCTATCTGGCCAGAAAAGAGATTTTCGAAATAGAGGCTGAGACCGCCCGTGACCTATCATTTCTGCCTTCAGGATCATTGGAGAAAACCGGCTGATCAAAGCTGATTAACTGGTTTTCTGTGTCTTTCCAGTTATTTTTTTAATGATCTACCGGCTTCCTTTAGCTCTTGTTCAACAGTACCGAGAAGTTGTGTTATCTTTTTCTCCATCCCGATAAAAACCTCGCAGGTTTCGGGGCAAAGCTGGCTTCCTGCCGCTGCTTTTATCTCGGTGAAGGCTTCTCCTAATGGCCGAGGGGAGCGATATGGTCTATGGGTTGTGATAGCGTCGAAGGTATCTGCTACCGCAATGATTCTGGAGCCCAGGGGTATCTCCTTCCCTGCCAAACCATCGGGATAGCCCTTACCGTCCCATCGCTCATGATGATGCCTGATATAGAGTGCAATCTCCTGCAGAATGGGAATCTTGTGGACGATTTGATACCCTATGATCGAATGAGCCTTGATAAGCTCGTATTCATACGGCAAAAGCTTACCAGGTTTGTTTAGAATAAAATCGGGAATGCCCACCTTACCTATGTCGTGAAGATGTGCCGCAATATGCAAAGTGTCTATCCATTTTTGTGGAACATTCATCTCTTTTGCAATTTGCTCGCATAGTGCCGCAACTCTCCAGGAATGTTCGTAGGTGTAGGGATCCCGTGCGTTTAAAATCGTTACAATAACTTCCACCATCTCATGGAGGGTGATTTTATCTTCTGCTGTTGCCATGCAATCTCCTCTTGACGGTAATCATGCTTTTTTGTATAATTAGGCATAACTAATTAGATTACCTAAGACGAATAGTGTCAAGCGATAACGATCCGGGATGTTCGGATGGAAAGGAGTTTTTATGAGTAAGATTGCTATATTTTATGGCTCTACGACTGGAAATACAAAGGATGCCGCCGAGCGGATAAAAAATGCCTTTGGTGATGTGGAGTTGTTCGACATTGCCGATACTTCGGTTGAAAAGATGGAACAATTCGATGCCGTTGTCGTGGGAACCTCTACATGGGGTGCAGGAGATCTGCAGGATGATTGGGAGATGGCCATCGGAAAGCTTGGTGCTGTAAACCTGGCTGGGAAAAAGATGGCATTTTTTGGGCTCGGCGATCAGGAAAGCTATTCCGATACCTTTGTCGACGGGATGGGGCAACTTTATGATGCCTTTGCAAAAAAAGATGTAAGCTGCATCGGCCAGTGGCCGACCGACGGCTATGATTTTGAAGAATCCAGTGCGGTCAGGGACAATGCCTTTATCGGCCTTGCCCTGGACGAGGATAATCAGTCCGATCTAAGCGATGGACGCATCGCTTCATGGGCCGAACAGGTCAAAAAGGAGTTGTAAAAAACATATCACATGAGTTCTTTCGTTTGGGGTTGGTTGAGGGGCCGTTCGGTAACATGCTGAACGGCCCCGTTTTTTGGTAGAATCGGCCAGCTATTCGTTTATGACTTCGGCGCT
Coding sequences:
- a CDS encoding HD-GYP domain-containing protein, coding for MATAEDKITLHEMVEVIVTILNARDPYTYEHSWRVAALCEQIAKEMNVPQKWIDTLHIAAHLHDIGKVGIPDFILNKPGKLLPYEYELIKAHSIIGYQIVHKIPILQEIALYIRHHHERWDGKGYPDGLAGKEIPLGSRIIAVADTFDAITTHRPYRSPRPLGEAFTEIKAAAGSQLCPETCEVFIGMEKKITQLLGTVEQELKEAGRSLKK
- the feoB gene encoding Fe(2+) transporter permease subunit FeoB, coding for MKRVEGGASVSNFTIALAGNPNCGKTTLFNALTGGNQRIGNWPGVTVEKKEGWLSGSKQRKVVDLPGIYSLNAGSEDERVARDYLLSGEADLVVNIVDASHLERNLYLTTTIMEMGVPVVLFLNMMDLLEKEGSTINIKELESALGVPVVAGTATDKKSVAEAVARITELVGNVRPSDHKPVYPNEIEELISKWEKQAGGRWNALALYEGTAPSELHGRIPTEKIAAEREKISSLLKEESEVILADSRYGFIRGVIHDVFHAQERRRSVSEQIDKVVLNRFLGIPIFLVVMYLMFWLAISVGSSFIDFFDVLFGTIFVDGFGVLLGSIGSPDWVVSFLAGGVGAGIQTVATFVPVVFFMFLALSLLEDSGYMARAAFVMDRLMRALGLPGKAFVPMIVGFGCTVPAILATRTLENKRDRFMTIFMAPFMSCGARLPVYALFGAALFGAHAGAIVFSIYIIGVLLAVLTGLFLKHSLFRGEPGYFIMELPPYHAPRFKHVMIHTWTRLKVFLARAGKVIVIAVFLLGVLNSLGTDGSFGNEDTENSVLAVTGKAITPIFSPMGIKEESWPATVGLFTGLFAKEAVVGTLNGLYGQIAAAENNVAGDEGGEEEAFSLGAGIKDSFVALKDGVLGISGGIGSIVGADVISGGDEEAVAEAAEVDISIFSLMRRGFTPVSGYAYLLFVLIYFPCLAAFGAIVKEMGIGLGILEAIYLTVSAWAVAVFYYQIAEGGNFLWMIVSAAIMVAQFFVFRAIGNRNRKKEALQSA
- a CDS encoding DUF2023 family protein, which gives rise to MKVLAHHIYEYKKGLRSLVLHTLDASYEAEAVRRLERNNISYLIRRVNKRKINIFFGNKACVHVVTSFGDKPLNAFTPEEDFILGIMLGYNRTEQCKRYLARKEIFEIEAETARDLSFLPSGSLEKTG
- a CDS encoding flavodoxin translates to MSKIAIFYGSTTGNTKDAAERIKNAFGDVELFDIADTSVEKMEQFDAVVVGTSTWGAGDLQDDWEMAIGKLGAVNLAGKKMAFFGLGDQESYSDTFVDGMGQLYDAFAKKDVSCIGQWPTDGYDFEESSAVRDNAFIGLALDEDNQSDLSDGRIASWAEQVKKEL